In Flavobacterium sp. N1736, the following are encoded in one genomic region:
- a CDS encoding xylulokinase yields the protein MYYIGYDIGSSSVKVALVEAETGKKIIVLHEPQNEMEIVALHSDWAEQDPEIWWQHICTATKRAIREANIEASKIAGIGISYQMHGLVIVDKNGDALRNSIIWCDSRAVEIGNKAFAEIGEAKCMEHLLNSPGNFTASKLKWVKENEPEIYNQIYKYMLPGDYIAYKLTGDITTTKNGLSEGMLWDYKENKVANWLLDYYGIDQSLTPTIVENFTNQGILNEKGAKESGLPVGIPVVYRAGDQPNNALALNVLNPGEVAATGGTSGVFYAVSEMSSGKSTRVNNFVHVNYEEKLPRVGKLLNINGAGIQYRWLRNNMGDETYESMNRKASKIDVGSEGVVVIPFGNGAERMFNNKNIGTHFLNLNLNIHNSSHLFRASLEGIAFSFVYGMECLKDDNATINVIRAGNDNLFRSEIFSNTVATLIGHEIEIYNTTGAVGAARAVGLKDGDYNKFGSSITTNDHVMTFLPLKNAAPYEKAYQKWKQELELILTHK from the coding sequence ATGTATTATATAGGATATGATATTGGAAGTTCGTCTGTAAAAGTGGCTTTGGTCGAAGCGGAAACAGGGAAAAAAATAATCGTTTTGCACGAACCGCAAAACGAAATGGAAATTGTTGCGCTTCATTCTGACTGGGCAGAACAGGATCCTGAAATTTGGTGGCAGCACATTTGTACGGCTACAAAAAGAGCGATTCGCGAAGCTAATATCGAAGCTTCAAAAATTGCGGGAATTGGTATTTCGTACCAAATGCACGGTTTGGTTATTGTGGATAAAAACGGCGATGCGCTGCGCAATTCGATTATTTGGTGCGACAGTCGTGCGGTTGAAATTGGCAATAAAGCTTTCGCCGAAATTGGTGAAGCAAAATGTATGGAGCATTTACTGAATTCTCCGGGAAATTTTACGGCTTCAAAATTAAAATGGGTGAAGGAAAACGAACCTGAAATTTACAATCAGATTTACAAATACATGCTGCCGGGAGATTATATCGCGTATAAATTGACGGGAGATATTACGACAACAAAAAACGGCTTATCTGAAGGAATGCTTTGGGATTATAAAGAAAACAAGGTTGCCAATTGGTTGTTAGATTACTACGGAATCGACCAATCTTTAACGCCAACTATTGTCGAAAATTTTACCAATCAGGGAATATTAAACGAAAAAGGGGCGAAAGAATCGGGACTTCCGGTTGGGATTCCGGTAGTTTACAGAGCCGGAGATCAGCCTAATAATGCGTTGGCTTTAAATGTTTTAAATCCGGGAGAAGTGGCTGCAACGGGCGGAACTTCGGGCGTATTTTATGCGGTGAGCGAAATGTCTTCGGGAAAAAGTACACGAGTAAACAATTTTGTACATGTTAATTATGAAGAAAAATTGCCACGCGTTGGTAAACTTTTAAATATAAACGGCGCAGGAATTCAGTATCGCTGGCTGCGTAATAATATGGGCGATGAAACGTATGAATCGATGAATAGAAAGGCTTCAAAAATTGATGTTGGCTCAGAAGGTGTTGTTGTGATTCCGTTTGGGAATGGGGCAGAGCGTATGTTCAACAATAAAAATATCGGAACACATTTTTTAAATCTCAACTTAAATATTCATAACAGTTCGCATTTATTTCGAGCTTCATTAGAAGGAATTGCTTTTTCGTTTGTATACGGAATGGAATGTTTAAAGGATGATAATGCGACGATTAACGTGATTAGAGCCGGAAATGATAATTTATTTCGTTCGGAGATTTTCTCAAATACGGTGGCAACTTTAATTGGTCATGAAATCGAAATTTATAATACAACGGGCGCAGTAGGAGCGGCGAGAGCTGTTGGTTTAAAAGATGGCGATTATAATAAATTTGGTTCGAGTATTACTACCAACGATCACGTTATGACTTTTTTACCGCTTAAAAATGCGGCGCCATACGAAAAGGCATATCAAAAATGGAAACAGGAATTAGAATTAATATTAACACATAAATAA